The following are from one region of the Halictus rubicundus isolate RS-2024b chromosome 15, iyHalRubi1_principal, whole genome shotgun sequence genome:
- the LOC143361789 gene encoding centrin-3, with amino-acid sequence MSNIRRSVIMENNKKRVKESFYLMDSDADGYLDYHEMKAALKALGFTVKKSYVLTIIRMYDKHDCNKICFDDFNYVVLEKLNKRSSLDEIKYAYKSFINDSLCDKITLEDLQRLNEQLECNLTIEEMKLMIKEFDMDQDGSINESEFIEIMTNFGI; translated from the exons ATGTCGAATATTAGAAGAAGTGTGAttatggaaaataataaaaaacgagTGAAAGAATCGTTTTATCTAATGGATAGCGATGCTGATGGTTATTTAGATTATCATGAAATGAAAGCTGCATTAAAAGCTTTAGGTTTTACAGTTAAAAAATCGTATGTTTTAACGATTATACGAATGTACGATAAGCATGACTGTAACAAAATTTGTTTCGATGATTTTAACTATGTTG TGTTAGAGAAATTAAATAAACGGAGTTCTttagatgaaataaaatatgcATATAAGAGTTTTATAAATGATTCTCTATGTGATAAGATAACGTTAGAAGATTTGCAGAGACTTAATGAACAACTTGAATGTAACTTGACAATTGAGGAAATGAAACTTATGATCAAAGAGTTTGATATGGATCAGGATGGTTCTA TTAATGAAAGTGAATTCATAGAAATTATGACAAATTTTGGAATTTGA
- the Alg2 gene encoding alpha-1,3/1,6-mannosyltransferase Alg2 — protein sequence MTRITFLHPDLGIGGAERLVVDAALALKKRDYEVNFVTTYHDPEHCFSETKDGTIPVTVVGNWIPRHILGRFFALFAYIRMIYAAIYILFCEHQPEIVFCDLVSVCIPILRLRIPYVVYYCHYPDQLLSQPEGIIKQLYRIPLNYLEEITTGMAHKIFVNSSYTCKVFKDTFKRLHVQPEILYPSINTEFFDKTRILSLERVLDKKLPPDSVVLLSINRYERKKNLGIAIEALAELKKYLSDEEYKKVYLIVVGGYDKRVEENVEYYLELIGFADELHVSDKVIFLRSPSDSDKVSILNHCTIVIYTPPNEHFGIVPLEAMYTNKPVIAHNSGGPKESIISGATGFLVDLSGDAFASKIADLIKNPSDIQKFGNAGKHRFMQMFSFTAFSARLHEALEFLIRNKKEK from the exons ATGACACGAATTACGTTCTTACATCCGGATCTTGGAATCGGAGGGGCTGAACGATTGGTAGTTGATGCTGCATTAGCTTTAAAAAAAAGGGATTATGAAGTTAATTTCGTGACAACTTATCACGATCCGGAGCACTGTTTTTCCGAGACTAAAGATGGAACAATTCCGGTTACAGTTGTGGGAAATTGGATACCCAGGCATATTTTGGGTAGATTTTTTGCACTTTTCGCTTACATTCGTATG ATATATGCAGCTATTTACATACTTTTCTGTGAACATCAACCAGAAATTGTATTCTGTGATTTAGTTTCTGTGTGCATTCCTATTCTTCGTCTAAGAATTCCATATGTAGTATACTATTGTCATTATCCAGATCAATTGCTTTCACAACCAGAAGGCATTATTAAACAGTTATATCGTATACCGCTCAACTATTTGGAAGAAATCACAACAGGAATGGCACATAAAATATTTGTGAATAGTTCATATACATGTAAAGTATTTAAGGATACTTTTAAAAGATTACATGTTCAGCCAGAAATCTTATATCCTTCCATTAACACAGAATTTTTTGATAAAACTAGAATTTTGTCTTtggaaagagtattggataaaAAATTACCACCGGACAGCGTTGTATTATTATCAATTAACAGATATGAGCGTAAAAAGAATTTAGGAATAGCTATAGAAGCATTGGCAGAACTTAAGAAGTACTTATCTGAtgaagaatataaaaaagtatattTGATTGTGGTTGGTGGATATGATAAAAGGGTCGaagaaaatgtagaatattATTTAGAATTAATAGGTTTTGCTGATGAATTACATGTTAGCGATAAAGTAATATTTCTTCGTTCACCATCAGATAGTGATAAAGTATCTATTCTAAATCATTGTACAATTGTAATATACACACCACCAAATGAACATTTTGGTATTGTTCCTCTTGAAGCAATGTATACAAATAAACCAGTAATTGCTCATAATTCTGGCGGTCCAAAAGAATCTATTATATCTGGGGCAACTGGATTTTTAGTTGATTTATCTGGTGATGCATTTGCATCAAAAATAGCTGATTTGATTAAAAATCCAAGTGATATACAAAAATTTGGCAATGCGGGTAAGCATAGATTTATGCAAATGTTTAGTTTCACTGCATTCAGTGCTCGATTACATGAAGCACTTGAATTTTTAATtcgtaataaaaaagaaaaatga
- the Spf45 gene encoding splicing factor 45, giving the protein MSLYDDFDKHRTSEKVAGWSSSIKLLQSQLQLKKAATTQPKREQYRKATAVLAPVIDLKSKSNRNTDRDDEGPHSNPLSSSNVSSIGIGGEFDWNVINEYDPMWPNEYDKVVKELRDLRDREHDQETEMRKRRRDSSRFEDTQTTSGNNTMIPPERDEERTPTSRGIAGGAAIAPPPSLQEPSDLPPPAPRQATNIGYATSSVAAKIMAKYGFKEGQGLGKKEQGMSVALQVEKTSKRGGRIVGEREQLMPPPPPLAVSPPPPQQTPSLQPSEEPSITEIMKCPSKVVLLRNMVGPGEVDEDLEPEVKDECNTKYGDVARVIIHEVTEAAPEEAVRIFVEFKRIESAIKAVVDLNGRFFGGRQVKAGFYSSEKLDNLQLMD; this is encoded by the exons ATGTCGCTGTACGATGATTTTGATAAACATCGAACGTCCGAAAAGGTGGCTGGGTGGTCATCTAGCATTAAGTTATTACAGTCTCAGTTGCAATTAAAAAAAGCTGCTACTACACAG CCAAAACGTGAGCAATATAGGAAAGCTACAGCAGTATTAGCACCTGTCATAGActtaaaatcaaaatcaaatCGAAACACGGATAGAGATGATGAAGGGCCACACAGCAATCCACTTTCTTCCAGTAACGTTAGCAGTATTGGAATTGGTGGTGAATTTGATTGGAATGTAATAAACGAGTACGACCCTATGTGGCCTAATGAATACGACAAAGTTGTTAAAGAATTAAGAGATTTACGTGATAGAGAACATGATCAAGAAACTGAAATGCGTAAGAGAAGACGTGATAGTTCACGTTTCGAAGATACCCAG ACTACTTCTGGGAACAATACAATGATCCCTCCCGAGAGAGACGAAGAAAGAACTCCAACATCTAGAGGTATTGCAGGTGGAGCAGCTATAGCACCACCGCCTTCATTGCAAGAACCTTCTGATCTACCACCTCCAGCCCCAAGACAAGCAACTAATATAGGATATGCAACATCATCTGTAGCAGCAAAAATAATGGCCAAATATGGTTTCAAGGAAGGTCAAGGACTTGGTAAAAAGGAACAAGGAATGTCTGTTGCCTTACAAGTAGAAAAAACTAGTAAAAGAGGTGGAAGAATTGTTGGAGAAAGAGAACAACTTATGCCTCCCCCACCACCCCTTGCTGTTTCTCCACCTCCACCGCAACAGACGCCTTCACTACAGCCTTCTGAAGAGCCTAGTATTACAGAAATAATGAAATGTCCAAGCAAG GTTGTTTTGCTGCGTAATATGGTTGGTCctggagaagtggatgaggatcTGGAACCTGAAGTTAAAGATGAATGTAACACAAAATATGGTGATGTTGCTCGTGTTATTATTCATGAAGTAACAGAAGCTGCTCCAGAAGAGGCTGTCAGGATCTTTGTAGAATTTAAGAGGATAGAAAGTGCTATCAAAGCTGTTGTTGATTTGAATGGACGCTTCTTCGGTGGAAGACAAGTTAAAGCAGGTTTTTATTCCAGTGAAAAACTTGACAATTTACAACTAATGGACTAA
- the Cnbp gene encoding CCHC-type zinc finger nucleic acid binding protein, with product MSSSACYKCNRMGHYARECPQGGGAGGRGDRGREREGGFVRGRDKCYKCNQFGHFARECKEDQDLCYRCNGVGHIAKDCQQGPEMSCFNCNKTGHIARSCPEGGNDSGRFAMQSCYNCNKTGHIARNCTEAGGKTCYICGKTGHISRDCDQDDRK from the exons ATGAGTTCGAGCGCTTGTTACAAGTGTAACCGGATGGGCCACTATGCCCGGGAGTGCCCTCAAGGCGGCGGTGCTGGTGGTAGAGGCGACCGTGGACGTGAACGAGAAGGTGGTTTTGTACGGGGCCGAGACAAATGCTATAAGTGTAACCAATTTGGACACTTTGCACGCGAGTGCAAAGAAGATCAAGACCTTTGCTACCGTTGCAACGGTGTTGGACATATTGCGAAAGACTGCCAACAG GGGCCTGAGATGAGCTGTTTCAACTGCAACAAGACTGGTCATATTGCGCGTAGCTGCCCTGAGGGTGGCAATGATTCTGGACGCTTTGCCATGCAAAGTTGCTACAATTGTAACAAGACAGGTCATATCGCTCGCAACTGTACCGAGGCTGGTGGAAAAACGTGCTACATTTGTGGCAAAACTGGTCACATAAGCCGTGATTGTGATCAGGATGACAGGAAGTAG